In Mycolicibacterium mucogenicum DSM 44124, the following are encoded in one genomic region:
- a CDS encoding GntP family permease, giving the protein MRTAVTVLADAPKLIEPVSSATQLILAFVAGIGVIVVLITLVKLHPFLSLIFGGLTVGLTAGENLTAVLKSFSDGFGATAAGVGILIALGAMFAKLLADSGGADEIVDTIVGAASPRALPWAMALVGAIIGLPMFFEIGLVLLMPVIYLVARRSQQSLITIGIPALAGLSAMHGFVPPHPGPLTAVGLLNADLGVTLGLGVLVAVPTIVVAGPLFGRLAGKWVVVAAPDTFTTDPEALRAHGKRPRFSVTLFSVLLPVALMLGKALVDIFIDDKTQWFRRIFDAVGTPLVALLIAVVVGTVTLGRGAGMDRTAITKCIESSLPPVAGIFLIVAAGGGFKQVLVDTGIGTMLARWAEGVHISVLVLAWVLAVLIRLATGSATVATITASSLILGLVHGMGSGELSLVVLAVGAGSLFFSHVNDAGFWLVKEYFKLSVGQTIKTWSIMETVLSVSGLAMVLILDVFV; this is encoded by the coding sequence ATGCGCACCGCCGTCACCGTCCTCGCCGACGCACCCAAACTCATCGAGCCGGTCTCCTCGGCGACGCAGCTGATTCTGGCCTTCGTGGCCGGCATCGGCGTCATCGTCGTACTCATCACGCTGGTCAAGCTGCACCCGTTCCTATCCCTGATCTTCGGCGGGCTGACGGTGGGGCTGACGGCCGGTGAGAACCTCACCGCCGTCCTCAAATCGTTCTCCGACGGCTTCGGTGCGACAGCGGCCGGCGTCGGCATCCTGATCGCGCTCGGCGCGATGTTCGCCAAACTGCTCGCCGACTCCGGCGGGGCCGACGAGATCGTCGACACCATCGTCGGAGCCGCCTCGCCCCGCGCCCTGCCCTGGGCGATGGCACTGGTCGGCGCGATCATCGGGCTGCCGATGTTCTTCGAGATCGGGCTGGTGCTGCTGATGCCCGTCATCTACCTGGTGGCCCGGCGCTCGCAGCAGTCGCTCATCACCATCGGCATCCCGGCGCTGGCCGGTCTGTCGGCCATGCACGGTTTCGTGCCGCCGCATCCCGGGCCGCTGACCGCCGTCGGACTGCTCAATGCCGACCTCGGGGTCACGCTCGGACTCGGCGTGCTCGTCGCGGTCCCGACGATCGTCGTCGCGGGCCCGCTGTTCGGCCGCCTCGCCGGCAAGTGGGTCGTCGTCGCGGCACCGGACACCTTCACCACCGATCCGGAAGCCCTTCGGGCACACGGCAAGCGGCCCCGCTTCAGCGTCACGCTGTTCTCGGTGCTGCTGCCCGTCGCACTGATGTTGGGCAAGGCGCTCGTCGACATCTTCATCGACGACAAGACGCAGTGGTTCCGCCGGATCTTCGACGCCGTCGGCACGCCGCTGGTCGCGCTGCTCATCGCCGTCGTGGTCGGCACCGTCACCCTCGGCCGGGGTGCCGGCATGGACCGCACCGCGATCACCAAGTGCATCGAGTCGAGCCTGCCCCCGGTCGCCGGCATCTTCCTGATCGTCGCCGCGGGCGGTGGATTCAAGCAGGTGCTGGTCGACACCGGCATCGGGACGATGCTGGCGCGCTGGGCCGAAGGTGTGCACATCTCGGTGCTTGTGCTGGCCTGGGTGCTCGCGGTCCTGATCCGGCTGGCCACCGGGTCGGCCACCGTCGCCACCATCACGGCGTCGTCGCTGATTCTCGGTCTCGTTCACGGGATGGGCTCGGGCGAGCTGTCCTTGGTGGTGCTCGCCGTCGGAGCCGGCTCGCTGTTCTTCTCCCACGTGAACGACGCGGGGTTCTGGTTGGTCAAGGAGTACTTCAAGCTGAGCGTCGGTCAGACGATCAAGACGTGGTCGATCATGGAGACCGTGCTGTCGGTGTCCGGTCTGGCCATGGTCCTGATCCTGGACGTGTTCGTCTAG
- a CDS encoding SDR family NAD(P)-dependent oxidoreductase, producing MSSLSGRVALITGASAGLGAATVKVFAERGASVFGIARDAERMATVFADAYGDEPGGAFAAVDISTADACRQAVEDCIAKFGRLDVLVNVAGFHVMRHTLSVTDEDWDRDLAVNLNGPFYLTRAALPQLLENGGNIVNVSSIAGVEGEIYSAGYCAAKHGLIGLTRALAVEYTKEKLRVNAVCPGGMLTAQVTEFAAPENADWDLIMRIAAPRGFMEPRDVANVIAFLASDDAAAIHGSVYRVDNGKGPA from the coding sequence ATGAGTTCACTCAGCGGGAGAGTTGCGTTGATCACCGGGGCCTCGGCCGGGCTGGGCGCGGCCACGGTCAAGGTGTTTGCCGAACGCGGCGCTTCGGTCTTCGGTATCGCGCGGGACGCCGAGCGCATGGCGACGGTGTTTGCCGACGCCTACGGCGACGAGCCCGGCGGCGCGTTCGCCGCGGTGGACATCAGCACGGCCGACGCCTGTCGGCAGGCGGTCGAGGACTGCATCGCGAAATTCGGCCGGCTCGACGTCCTGGTGAACGTCGCCGGCTTCCACGTCATGCGGCACACCCTGTCGGTGACCGACGAAGACTGGGACCGCGACCTCGCGGTGAACTTGAACGGCCCGTTCTACCTGACGCGGGCGGCGCTGCCGCAGTTGCTGGAGAACGGCGGCAACATCGTCAACGTCTCCTCGATCGCCGGCGTCGAAGGCGAGATCTACTCGGCCGGCTACTGCGCTGCCAAGCACGGACTGATCGGGCTGACGCGCGCACTGGCGGTCGAGTACACCAAGGAAAAACTCCGGGTCAACGCCGTCTGCCCGGGCGGCATGCTGACCGCGCAGGTCACCGAGTTCGCCGCGCCCGAGAACGCCGACTGGGACCTGATCATGCGCATCGCCGCGCCGCGCGGCTTCATGGAACCGCGGGACGTGGCGAACGTGATCGCGTTCCTGGCCAGTGATGACGCCGCCGCGATTCACGGTTCGGTGTACCGCGTCGACAACGGCAAAGGACCGGCGTGA
- a CDS encoding FadR/GntR family transcriptional regulator yields MLCVATPSNVSDLHDNVLSALGAAVVSGTYAPGEVITLEGVSAEHGVSRSVVREAIRVLESMGMVASRRRVGITIQPAANWNVFDPRLIRWRLESGDRAAQLVSLSELRRGFEPVAAALAAERADPHQCRIMAAAVSDMAVHGRDGNLEAYLLADKIFHQTLLEASGNEMFRALNAVVSEVLAGRTHHGMMPDSPNPAAIALHDEVARAVRMRDQAGAERAMRAIIDEAAAAVAEEQGSS; encoded by the coding sequence ATGTTATGCGTGGCCACGCCTTCAAACGTCAGCGATCTGCACGACAACGTGCTGAGCGCGCTGGGGGCCGCGGTGGTCTCCGGTACCTACGCCCCCGGCGAGGTGATCACCCTCGAAGGAGTGAGCGCGGAGCACGGCGTCTCCCGCAGTGTCGTGCGGGAAGCGATCCGGGTCCTCGAATCGATGGGCATGGTCGCCTCGCGCCGCCGGGTCGGCATCACCATCCAGCCCGCCGCCAACTGGAATGTGTTCGACCCCAGGCTGATTCGCTGGCGACTCGAGTCCGGCGACCGGGCCGCCCAGTTGGTGTCGTTGTCCGAATTGCGGCGCGGATTCGAACCCGTGGCGGCCGCCCTGGCCGCCGAGCGCGCCGACCCGCACCAGTGCCGGATCATGGCCGCCGCCGTGTCGGACATGGCGGTGCATGGGCGCGACGGCAACCTCGAGGCATACCTACTGGCGGACAAGATCTTTCATCAGACGCTGCTGGAGGCCAGTGGCAACGAGATGTTCCGCGCCCTGAACGCAGTGGTGTCGGAGGTCCTCGCGGGGCGCACCCACCACGGCATGATGCCCGACTCCCCCAATCCGGCGGCAATCGCGCTGCACGACGAGGTGGCCCGTGCCGTGCGGATGCGCGATCAGGCCGGCGCCGAACGCGCCATGCGCGCCATCATCGACGAGGCCGCCGCGGCGGTCGCCGAGGAGCAGGGCTCGTCCTGA
- a CDS encoding gluconokinase: MPSPIVVMGVSGSGKSTVGAALAQRLRVPFADADDFHPAANIAKMKAGHPLNDDDRRPWLETIGQWLGEHCGTGGVMSCSALKYKYRVQLRSNCPETRFLHLFGTPEVIGARQASRPGHFMPASLLASQFETLEPLRADEAGIVIDVGQSIDSIVEEYISRTQGENRRGERSDGEKI; this comes from the coding sequence ATGCCATCACCCATCGTCGTCATGGGCGTTTCAGGATCCGGCAAGTCCACCGTCGGCGCGGCGCTCGCGCAGCGGCTCCGCGTGCCGTTCGCCGATGCGGACGACTTCCATCCCGCCGCCAACATCGCGAAGATGAAGGCCGGTCACCCGCTGAACGACGACGATCGCCGGCCCTGGCTCGAGACCATCGGGCAATGGCTCGGGGAGCACTGCGGCACCGGCGGCGTGATGAGCTGTTCGGCGCTGAAATACAAGTACCGCGTGCAGCTGCGCAGCAACTGCCCGGAAACCCGGTTTCTGCACCTGTTCGGCACGCCCGAGGTCATCGGCGCCCGGCAGGCCAGCCGGCCCGGCCACTTCATGCCGGCCTCGCTGCTGGCCTCACAGTTCGAAACCCTGGAACCCCTGCGAGCCGATGAGGCGGGAATCGTGATCGACGTCGGACAGAGCATCGATTCCATTGTCGAGGAATACATTTCGCGCACCCAAGGGGAGAACCGACGGGGCGAGCGAAGCGACGGGGAGAAGATCTGA
- a CDS encoding SAM-dependent methyltransferase, with translation MPESSVVVQPDPIGSSRLQTVGLRTATKLFEQAAAEVPLPAAPRPVVIAEYGSGNAHNGLLPIGAGITALRKRVRPEHPIAVTHTDIPDNDFSALFRTLRDDPFSYLRADRATFASAVGRSYLSQILPSEGVHLGWSAWAIQWLSRMPADIPDHIQPSFSADAQVRAAYARQAAHDWHEFIAFRGRELSPGGRLVVMTMGQHDDGRPGLEPLFDGLMHALSDLQDQRLVTAEEVRRMRLPIVGRSEADFRSPFAPSGRFERLRITHLVVADEPDRFWLRYQTDGDATAFAKSWVGFTRAAVFGTLLEVLEPADPARRCQVADALDAALIELLSAAPRPMPIPVAHIVVEKQQRES, from the coding sequence ATGCCCGAGTCCAGCGTGGTGGTGCAGCCCGACCCGATCGGGAGCTCGCGCCTGCAGACCGTCGGACTCCGCACGGCCACAAAGCTTTTCGAACAGGCCGCCGCCGAGGTGCCGCTCCCGGCGGCGCCGCGGCCGGTGGTGATCGCCGAGTACGGCTCGGGCAACGCGCACAACGGGCTGCTGCCCATCGGTGCGGGCATCACCGCGCTGCGCAAACGCGTCCGGCCCGAGCACCCGATCGCGGTGACGCACACCGACATCCCCGACAACGATTTCAGCGCCCTGTTCCGCACCTTGCGTGACGATCCGTTCAGTTACCTGCGTGCCGATCGGGCCACCTTCGCGTCAGCGGTGGGCCGGTCGTACCTCAGCCAGATTCTGCCGTCGGAAGGTGTGCACCTGGGCTGGTCGGCGTGGGCCATCCAGTGGCTCAGCCGCATGCCGGCCGACATCCCCGATCACATCCAGCCGTCCTTCAGCGCCGACGCGCAGGTGCGCGCGGCGTACGCCCGGCAGGCGGCGCACGACTGGCACGAGTTCATCGCGTTCCGCGGCCGCGAGTTGAGTCCGGGCGGCCGCCTCGTGGTCATGACCATGGGCCAGCACGACGACGGGCGGCCCGGCCTCGAGCCGCTCTTCGACGGTCTGATGCACGCGCTGTCCGACCTGCAGGACCAACGGCTCGTCACCGCCGAGGAAGTGCGGCGCATGCGCCTGCCGATCGTGGGCCGCAGCGAAGCCGACTTCCGGTCACCGTTCGCCCCCTCGGGTCGCTTCGAGCGCCTCCGGATCACCCACCTCGTGGTGGCCGACGAACCGGACCGCTTCTGGCTGCGTTACCAGACCGACGGTGACGCAACGGCTTTCGCCAAGAGCTGGGTCGGTTTCACCAGGGCGGCGGTGTTCGGCACCCTCCTGGAGGTGCTCGAGCCCGCCGACCCGGCGCGCCGATGTCAGGTCGCCGACGCCCTTGACGCCGCACTGATCGAGCTGCTGTCCGCCGCACCGCGCCCGATGCCGATTCCGGTGGCGCACATCGTCGTTGAGAAACAGCAGCGCGAGAGCTAG